The DNA sequence ataaccAAGGTTCTTCTTGCAGTTCAATTTGAAGTACGGTGGTCAAAGAGTGGCAACCATACTCATGTATCTAAGCGACAATGTTGAGGGGGGAGAAACATACTTCCCAAAGGTGGTTTACTTGttatgtatttaaaaaaaccaTAACTATCTCATATTATAGCTTTTTTCGGTGCAACTGCTGGTTTATGAATAATCTTAAGTGATGTGGGTCAGAAATAACATGTGTAGGGTTTATTTCCTGAGCGACGCTCAAACTTGAGAAGCTCAAACATGCAATATTATGCATACTGAAATTATCAAGCATTGAATGAACATTAGCTCAAGAAAGTAAGATCAAACAAACAACCAGTATCTCTTCACTGCATAACTCAGGAAAAATTTGTTTACTAATTCTGGAATGTACTTGAGGAGAAGCAAACTCAAAATTTGAGTTACTAATTGGAATCCGGACGGtataatttcttcttcttccaaatGTGTGGTTTAGATATTGGTGAGACTGAGATGAACATTCTTTTTGCTTTCACAAAGAATTGGAGatttttctgattttaatAACAACTTGGAGCTTTACATGAAATACTGTAGGATTGATGTGTTTGTCATCCTGAGTTCCTGACATTACTATTAAGAACCTGAAGTTCATAACCTGCTTATGTGCTGTGGGATATCTGTAAATATAGTAAATCCTCTGAAGTTCAAGGTTAATTTTTTACACTGCCCCGAACTGTGTTCTAATCTTATCCGATCTTAGGCTGGATCTGGTGAGTGTAGCTGCGGGGGGAAGATGGCCAAAGGATTGTGTGTGAAGCCGAATAAGGGAGATGCTGTGCTATTCTGGAGCATGGTTTGTGACTTTGCtcctttattttaattagtgtcAATCTTTCCCCAATATTGATTAATGGTTAGTTAGTATGTGAAGTATTATGATATAAAAGGCCCCTCATAGGGTGCCTAGTGGTGGTGGCGTGGTGAATTTTGTGACTGTGAGGTCATAGATCCGAACCCCACCAACACCTCGATGTTGATATCATGTGCGCCTATGGCAGCAGCTgtggatattttaaaaaaggaaaaaagcaATGGTCTGAGTATCTGTAAACGTTGAACTCGTCTCTTGAGCTGTGTTCTCAACAGACGGATTCAGCGCATGccgaataatttaaattaataaaattgatgtaTGGTGTTGAATTGTGTGTCAGGGTCTTGATGGAAAATCAGATCCAAACAGCTTACATGGTGGATGTGAAGTACTATCAGGAGAGAAGTGGTCAGCCACAAAATGGATGAGACAAAGCGCTACTATCTAAAATTATGAGCATGAGTTGAGTAGGTACACAAGCCATGATAAGTGGATACTGTAAACAtgtaacaaatgaaaaattgcTGAGAGACAGAAGGGTTTTTAATTGCTTGACAACTCTTCTCCTTTGTGTGCAAGATTGTTGCCTCGGAGGAAAGGggatttttgtttgtttgagtGGTTTTCTAcgttttttccctttcttgtatttttataggtgtgtgtgtgtgtgtagaggGGGGGTGTAAACATATGATTGTGTATGATTTGTGTTAAGTTACTAATATtcttatactcctatttaagaaagttttaagaaaagcAATTGTTCAAGTAtttcatatacatatattttgtgatttaaacACACTTATTTTTGTGGTGTTATGGTGCGAGATGTCAATCAGTTCGTGTGATATcggttaattaattatcactaTTTTGGGTTTAGTTCCTAGTTTTGAATGTGTTAGAATTGGTTATAACAAATGTTTAGAAACTGGATTGGTAAATGATCAGTGAAGTTATTTGTTCATGGTTCATTCAACTTATTTAAGCACTAATCAGGCCCAAATActgtatatcaaaatattgaaaatattgttgaatttaaaatataactattttataaaaaaatataagtaactAATTTGTACAATCTTATAAAATAGATAGCTATTTATAGGAGGCAGCAATTTTTAGTCTGTGAACCGAGATATCAATTTTGGtccttcaaatttgaaaatatggtTGAAGGTCCGTTAAGGACATTGTTTCAAActtttggatgaaaatacTCCCAAGCGCCCATAAAGGACATTTCAGatctcttttctttatttcctcttaaatttttttctttcttcctttttttttttctttatctcatttaataaagtggctcaaaatattactccatctgtcctaaaagaatatgcattttgggttcaatatgagttttaatgcaaaattggtaaagtagaaagaaaatagttttttcaaaattagaaagtgcatattcttgtgggacggaaggaataagagacaaaattaaattatttaattaaaaagagagaataaatataCTGAAATGTGAGCTTGAAGATATTTttgttcaaaaaaatttaaaatagtaaaaaataatttaaacgatattatattaatgttaagagcatctccagtGGCGGCTAGCGGGCCGGCTAGCTGATTCCCGGGCGCTGGCTGGTCCGCTAACCGACCATTGGACCGGCCAGCGgcaaatcggctagcccacgctgATTCGCGGGCGCTATCCGATTCGCTAGCCGGTCCGTTGGCCGCCATTGTAGGGTCCCAATCGGCTAGCGATCGACTaggccttttttttttaattttcgaaactctatatatacgcgattttaacgtcattttcattcgcaccacttgttttaacgagtttctctctttctgtacaagagcaatatcGCAAAATGAGTGATGCGGTTGGTAGCGGCGTGGGTGGTAGTGGTGATGATGCTGAGGAGTTCAACCGGCGATTTAACGAAGAGTTGGCGGCCTATACGTCCCGCGAGATAAATCGGCTAATACAAAGGGCCTTGCAGCTGCAGCAGCCGGTGGTACCTCGACTCATTGTTCACTGCCGAAATGTggttgatcgggatcacgtcgctgcacatcagcggctatatgacgactacttcgctcCGGAGCCGCGGTTTGGGGCCAACCATTTCACGCGGCGTTTTAGGATGAGTAGGCCactgtttatgcgtatcgttgacgctttagagcgtcgatatctgtgtttccgATTCAGGtacgatgcggctggcagacccggccataCACCTATACAAAAGTGCACtgcggcaatcaggcagttgtCCTACGGAGGCTTGGCAGACATGTTGGATGAGTagctccacatcggtgagacgaCTGCCCTGGATTAACTGAAGTATTTCTGTTAGGGCGTCATTGAAATATTCCGTGAGCAGTAtcttcgaagccctaccccCAAAGACTGTCAGGATCTGATGTAGATGCACGgagagaagcatgggttcccggggatgttgggcagcatAGACTGTATGCATTGGGTGTAGAAGAACTGTCCCATCGCCTGGAAAGGGTTCTACACAcggctacaagggaaagaatcctGCGATGAttctcgaggccgtagctgattaccggctatggatttggcatgcgtattttggggtagtcgggtcgaacaacgaccgcAACGTCTTCAACTCgtcgccccttttcaacgagcaGTGTCAGAGCGTCGGTCCGGCCATCGCTTTGTCGCCAACGACAACCAGCATGATATgagctactacttggcggacgggatataccctaggtggcccgtctttgttAAGACGACCAGATACGTAGCTGATGAAAGAAAGGCTACTTTGTGGAACAagcaggagtcggcgcgcaaggacgtggagcgggcatttggtgtgctccggtctcgatgggcggcagtTAGGGGTTCAACGCGTTTGTGGCATGTCGATCTGCATTGCTgatataatgtacgcctgtattatcatgcacaacatgatagtcgaagtTGAAGgtgtacaactgactagttggaCCAATGACGATACTGATGCAGCTGGTCCAAGCCACAGCGTGGCCACCCCCAACGTACGAATGggggtacctcacgatgaagCCGACCGCCTCTAGGCACAtaccgacatgcgccaagtggatgctcatattcaactcaaaaagtatttaattgaagagttgtgggcgcGGAAGCCTTCActgcgatagttttttttaatgtattttttaaaattatgtaattttttttaggatgtacttttttttattttaataaaatggtTGTATTGTCCCCGTATTTGTGTcgtaaaatttaattccgtatttgcgtgaatgtaatttatttgttttttataattttggtggCCTATGGCTAGGCTATTGTTTGTCCAGTTTCTTGTCCTGACAGACAGTTTCTAGTCCTAATTGATGTGCCAGGAGGAGTTTTTTGGCTAGACTATTGTTGGCCTATGGCTGGGCTATTGCCATcggagatgctctaatggactttacaatatatttacaaaaaaaattaaaataaaaaaatttattttgcatcaaACGTGAAACAAGTCTTGTATTCTGTATATAAACAAACGCTTAGGCTGAACTGAAAGACGAAAACCTACCATTACATCAAACAATGGGCAGTGGCACCACCGGCGCCGCAAAAAAGAACCAAAAGCGTCGGCCGCAGTTGCAGCCGAAGAAATCCATTgccaaaaacaaaactaaggataagaagaaaaagtcGAGTAAAGGTAACTCTAAAAGAAATCAACAGAAGAACGGCTCTGAATCGGAAAACCCCATTGTAAAAGCTGAAAGAGTTATCGTTGAACGCCCAACCATCTCTCAGCAGCTCACTTTTCTAATCGATCAGTATCAATCAGCCAACGGCCAGCTTTCTTCCCTTGAACTCGACTCCCTCAAAGGTCGCCCTTTTCTGCCTATGATTTCAATTAATCATTCGTTTTAAGTTATATGTTGAATTTCTGTGTTCGTTAGTTGCGATATTCTTATGTTGATTCCTGTTATTTTGAATGTGAATGTGAGCTGCCTTTCACAAATTAAGGATATGGAAATGTTTAAATTAGTTATGGTGCAAATTAGTTAGTTAAATTGATGGAGAACTGGTTAACATCGATTTAGGTCATGGACCAGTCCATTCTGAATTCCAAAAATGGTGGATATAATTTTGTAGAATTCCATGCTATTTCGTATATGATTATACCATTTGAGTGCTCTTAAGTCTTGACTTTCGTATATAGAATTAGGGATCTTCAGTAAGCAACATACGTTCTGTGGATGATTGTGAACATTTAACATTTGGATTAGGTGTAATTGGTTTTCGTTCTAAGTATCCTATGCTGTTTCGTTTAATCAACAGAAACATGCATTGTTGAGCAAGGTCAGGTCGCAGCTGGAAACTTGGTTGGGGATTTGAAAGTTGCTTTCGGGTCATCATGGAAGGAAGTGCTCTGTGAAAAACATCTTCAAGAAGGGAAAGTTGAGCCAGGGAGTCCTGCACTTCTTGTTATAAGTTCGTCTGCGCTGAGATCACTGGAGCTTCTCAGGTTGTTGCTTCCGTCATTGAGATTTGCTTTTATGAATCCATAACCATGGTCATGTTTTGATTATAATTCATGCATAAGAAAATGTGGAATATTTCCACATTCATGCTCGTTAACTAGTGACTTTGCTTATCCAGGGAATTCCGATCTTTGACAGGAGACTGCCATGCTGCAAAGCTGTTCTCTAAGCACATGAAGATTGAGGAACAGGTTCTcagttttatgtgttttttatgCAATCCTGGTTTAGAACTATTCTTTCTTGAAAATTGACTTGATTCACATGCATTATACATTCAGATTTGTTCCTAATATATATTCTGTACAAAAAGCAATTTAAGTAAGGTTCTAAGAAGATGAATATCTATTTCAATATTCCTTTCTAGGTTTAGGTTAGCTGTGGCCAGTAAGTTCAAATTGAGAATTGTTTGGATGATAGATACAAGATGTAgctataattcaatttttgtcaACACTTAAACTTATGTTGATTTAAAGCTAATTAGCACTGGCAAATTATCTTCTCTCACCAAGGTTTCATATTCCTTCTCCTTCCAAGGTCTGACATCCTTAGCTTATCTCAAGTTTGACATATACTTTAATGCTTCTTCAGGTATCTGCACTAAAGAATCGTGTCAATATCGCAAGTGGTACACCAAGCAGGTACACATGATTTAttcttctttatatttcttgtttCCAGATCTGCACCCTTTTCCTAGTATTTTTAACCTAATTCAGTTACATTTCTCGTCATATTTGCCTATTAACGATAACTACTTTTTTGTAAATATGTCTCGGTTACAATATTAGACAGGCTTGTATCAGATTTTGTTTTGGCATTTGTTTGCTGCATTCTAATGATCTTAAACATTTGCTTCAGAATTAAGAAGTTAATTGATATGGAAGCACTGGGGCTGTCACGCTTAGCCGTAATTGTGCTTGACATGAACACAGATGTCAAGGGATATTCCTTGTTCACTCTTCCACAAGTCAGGTCtgacttttttc is a window from the Salvia hispanica cultivar TCC Black 2014 chromosome 1, UniMelb_Shisp_WGS_1.0, whole genome shotgun sequence genome containing:
- the LOC125209809 gene encoding uncharacterized protein C3orf26 homolog — its product is MGSGTTGAAKKNQKRRPQLQPKKSIAKNKTKDKKKKSSKGNSKRNQQKNGSESENPIVKAERVIVERPTISQQLTFLIDQYQSANGQLSSLELDSLKETCIVEQGQVAAGNLVGDLKVAFGSSWKEVLCEKHLQEGKVEPGSPALLVISSSALRSLELLREFRSLTGDCHAAKLFSKHMKIEEQVSALKNRVNIASGTPSRIKKLIDMEALGLSRLAVIVLDMNTDVKGYSLFTLPQVREEFWDLYKSYFHQPLLEGGIRLCLYGPMILNSGAKKRKQPKGA